A DNA window from Candidatus Rokuibacteriota bacterium contains the following coding sequences:
- a CDS encoding ABC transporter ATP-binding protein — translation MLRIRDLHAGYGATPILFGVSLEVQEGEAVALLGKNGMGKSTLMKTAMGFIKPTRGAIEFEGRDLTRMTPHEIARRGVGFVPENRRIFPGLTVRENLELGLSAVPHRSGALRRERLEEVFGHFPRLRERIDQHAKTLSGGEQQMLAIARVMMAGARLILMDEPTQGLAPALIRHIRDMIREMKRLRITVLLVEQNARVALSVCDRGYIMEKGSIVFQGLSAELRDSPVTREKLGV, via the coding sequence GTGCTCCGCATCCGGGATCTCCACGCGGGCTACGGCGCCACGCCGATCCTCTTCGGGGTCTCCCTCGAGGTTCAGGAGGGGGAGGCGGTGGCGCTCCTCGGCAAGAACGGGATGGGTAAGAGCACGCTCATGAAAACCGCCATGGGGTTCATCAAGCCCACCCGCGGGGCCATCGAGTTCGAGGGCAGGGACCTGACACGGATGACGCCGCACGAGATCGCGCGGCGGGGCGTCGGCTTCGTGCCGGAGAACCGGCGGATCTTTCCCGGCCTCACCGTGCGGGAGAACCTGGAGCTGGGCCTCTCGGCCGTGCCCCATCGCTCGGGGGCGCTGCGCCGGGAGCGCCTCGAGGAGGTCTTCGGGCACTTTCCCCGGTTGCGCGAGCGCATCGACCAGCATGCCAAGACGCTGTCCGGCGGCGAGCAGCAGATGCTCGCCATCGCGCGCGTGATGATGGCGGGGGCGCGGCTCATCCTGATGGACGAGCCTACGCAGGGGCTCGCGCCCGCGCTCATCAGGCACATCCGGGACATGATCCGCGAGATGAAGCGGCTCCGCATCACCGTCCTCCTCGTCGAGCAGAACGCCCGCGTGGCGTTGAGCGTCTGCGACCGCGGCTACATCATGGAGAAGGGGTCCATCGTATTCCAGGGGCTTTCGGCGGAGCTCCGAGACAGCCCGGTGACCCGTGAGAAGCTGGGCGTCTAG
- a CDS encoding ABC transporter substrate-binding protein, giving the protein MRIRTVIAVLGSCALLAGMTAPAAAQKVVKIGDLGSKVGVFEGYGKYQSMAIQLAVEELNAKGGVLGHKVEIISEDDETKPGPAVRKAEKLILQDDVKLLVGAVSSGATMAVMDVTKKHKVIHWNSVSCAEFMRTTKFHKYYFSNQPDSRMQATGLAKYMVDKMGKRVYIFYTDYAMGQSDGRQFKTALEKLGGEVVGVAGAPLDTKDFSPWFGAINQSNPEVLFLAFAGTDSLRLMTQLHSFGMTKKYKLAGIDCFLLQQDLPAIAEPMEGFVQLAHYSAYNPDPNMQAFNAKFKKKYGVDANIMAGAYDAVLFWAAAVEKVKSFDADKVAEAQEGMCLDNTHIGRQCIRKEDHQVVMDMHLYQVKGGKNLPIAVLAGKDTIGEPMVGKDPLEGFTWEIKKKN; this is encoded by the coding sequence ATGAGGATCAGGACGGTGATCGCGGTGCTCGGGTCGTGCGCGCTGCTGGCGGGGATGACTGCGCCGGCGGCCGCCCAGAAGGTCGTCAAGATCGGCGACCTCGGCTCGAAGGTCGGCGTGTTCGAGGGCTACGGGAAATACCAGTCCATGGCGATCCAGCTTGCCGTCGAAGAGTTGAACGCCAAGGGTGGTGTGCTCGGCCACAAGGTCGAGATCATCTCCGAGGACGACGAGACCAAGCCCGGCCCCGCGGTACGCAAGGCCGAGAAGCTCATCCTGCAGGACGACGTCAAGCTCCTCGTCGGGGCCGTGTCCAGCGGCGCGACGATGGCGGTGATGGACGTGACGAAGAAGCACAAGGTTATCCACTGGAACTCCGTCTCGTGCGCCGAGTTCATGCGGACCACGAAGTTCCACAAGTACTACTTCTCGAACCAGCCCGACTCGCGCATGCAGGCCACCGGGCTCGCCAAGTACATGGTCGACAAGATGGGCAAGCGCGTCTACATCTTCTACACCGACTACGCGATGGGGCAGTCCGACGGCCGGCAGTTCAAGACGGCGCTCGAGAAGCTGGGGGGCGAGGTGGTCGGTGTGGCGGGGGCGCCGCTGGACACCAAGGACTTCAGCCCGTGGTTCGGCGCGATCAACCAGAGCAACCCCGAGGTGCTCTTCCTCGCCTTCGCCGGCACGGACTCGCTTCGCCTCATGACGCAGCTCCACTCCTTCGGCATGACCAAGAAGTACAAGCTGGCGGGCATCGACTGCTTCCTGCTGCAGCAGGACCTGCCGGCGATCGCCGAGCCCATGGAGGGCTTCGTCCAGCTCGCGCACTACTCCGCGTACAACCCGGATCCGAACATGCAGGCCTTCAACGCCAAGTTCAAGAAGAAGTACGGCGTGGACGCCAACATCATGGCCGGGGCCTATGACGCGGTGCTGTTCTGGGCGGCGGCAGTGGAGAAAGTGAAGAGCTTCGACGCCGACAAGGTGGCGGAGGCGCAGGAGGGCATGTGCCTCGACAACACCCACATCGGCCGGCAGTGCATCCGGAAGGAAGACCACCAGGTCGTCATGGACATGCACCTCTATCAGGTGAAGGGCGGCAAGAACCTGCCCATCGCGGTGCTCGCGGGCAAGGACACCATCGGCGAGCCGATGGTGGGCAAAGATCCCCTGGAAGGATTCACGTGGGAGATCAAGAAGAAGAACTAG
- a CDS encoding TlpA disulfide reductase family protein gives MLGGTRRGSLLRVGLAIALFAGVLWTLPTRRPGEDGGHHRDHGVVLDAFEKAGITEFTGGQRGPAFRLRTFPGEGHASLDEFKHNLLILNFWATWCTPCTIEMPTLEMLWQEYRARGLMVLGVSVDRGAPRALLEPYITHQRLTFPILLDPDLKTAGAWRVTSLPATFIVRPGGEVVGRAAGAREWNSAEMRALLETLLPVAQVSAVSRTGLRPALALTGPGPSSTLGPVVTHADSRRHR, from the coding sequence TTGCTCGGCGGAACCCGCCGCGGCTCCCTGCTGCGCGTGGGACTGGCCATCGCGCTCTTCGCCGGCGTGCTCTGGACCCTTCCCACACGGCGGCCCGGGGAGGACGGCGGCCACCACCGTGATCATGGCGTCGTTCTCGACGCCTTCGAGAAGGCGGGCATTACCGAGTTCACGGGAGGTCAGCGGGGGCCCGCCTTCCGGCTCCGCACGTTCCCCGGCGAGGGCCACGCGTCGCTCGACGAGTTCAAGCACAACCTCCTGATCCTGAATTTCTGGGCGACGTGGTGCACGCCGTGCACCATCGAGATGCCGACGCTCGAGATGCTCTGGCAGGAGTACCGGGCGCGCGGTCTGATGGTCCTCGGGGTGTCGGTGGACCGGGGCGCACCCCGCGCACTCCTCGAGCCGTACATCACGCACCAGCGGCTCACGTTCCCGATCCTGCTCGACCCCGACCTCAAGACGGCCGGGGCGTGGCGCGTGACGAGCCTGCCGGCCACGTTTATCGTCAGGCCCGGCGGCGAGGTGGTCGGCAGGGCGGCGGGCGCCCGTGAATGGAACAGCGCCGAGATGCGCGCCCTGCTGGAGACGCTGCTGCCGGTCGCCCAGGTGAGCGCGGTCTCCCGGACGGGCCTCCGGCCCGCTCTTGCCTTGACAGGTCCGGGGCCCTCTTCTACTCTCGGCCCTGTGGTGACGCACGCGGATTCGCGCCGACATCGCTGA
- a CDS encoding branched-chain amino acid ABC transporter permease: MSKVLSWRGWLVFAALAALPLAPWMSKYYMLLAFDALLFGAVAMSLDLLMGYTGLVSFGHAAFFGLGAYATAVLLERGVLSLWLCLGVAAVAVGAYALTVSYFATARRGIYFALLTLIFAEVIYTFFRYTQTLGGSDGIQGLPPFEVAPGLAIDAPARLYYLVVAYLLLAYLTCRVIVRSHFGQVLVAIRENEDRARFLGYNVQRYKMGACLISAVLTGLAGALYPGRAAYATPDLLHWSISGEFLIMVMIGGLGTLVGPIIGGVFFTVLQEKVSSYVQWYNIVVGLVLVLIVLFVPRGLLGLRSALRRRSGREAAG; this comes from the coding sequence TTGAGTAAGGTCCTGTCCTGGCGGGGGTGGCTCGTCTTCGCCGCGCTGGCGGCGCTGCCACTGGCCCCGTGGATGTCGAAGTACTACATGCTGCTGGCCTTCGACGCGCTCCTCTTCGGCGCGGTCGCCATGAGCCTCGACCTCCTGATGGGCTACACGGGCCTGGTCTCCTTCGGCCACGCTGCGTTCTTCGGCCTCGGCGCCTACGCGACGGCCGTGCTGCTCGAGCGCGGCGTTCTCTCCCTCTGGCTCTGCCTGGGCGTAGCAGCCGTCGCGGTCGGCGCCTACGCGCTCACGGTCAGCTACTTCGCCACGGCCCGCCGCGGGATCTACTTCGCGCTCCTCACGTTGATCTTCGCCGAGGTGATCTACACGTTCTTCCGCTACACGCAGACCCTCGGCGGCTCCGACGGCATCCAGGGCCTGCCGCCGTTCGAGGTGGCCCCGGGCCTCGCCATCGACGCGCCGGCGCGGCTCTACTACCTCGTCGTCGCGTACCTCCTGCTCGCCTACCTCACGTGCCGCGTCATCGTCCGCTCCCATTTCGGCCAGGTGCTCGTCGCCATCCGCGAGAATGAGGACCGGGCGCGCTTCCTCGGCTACAACGTGCAGCGCTACAAGATGGGGGCCTGCCTGATCTCGGCGGTCCTGACCGGTCTCGCCGGCGCGCTCTACCCGGGCCGCGCAGCCTACGCCACGCCCGATCTGCTGCACTGGAGCATCTCGGGCGAGTTCCTCATCATGGTCATGATCGGCGGCCTCGGGACCCTCGTCGGCCCCATCATCGGCGGCGTGTTCTTCACCGTGCTCCAGGAGAAGGTGTCGTCGTACGTGCAGTGGTACAACATCGTAGTCGGGCTCGTACTGGTCCTGATCGTGCTCTTCGTGCCGCGCGGGCTCCTGGGCTTGCGCTCTGCGCTGCGGCGGCGGTCCGGCCGGGAGGCCGCCGGATGA
- a CDS encoding AMP-binding protein — MASRYLEPEIERRSRAMMTRWQSQRLREQVRHAAAHSPFYRRKLKAAGVKPALIRTIADLERLPFTTKDELKENQAAKPPWGDVLAVPLAEVLRVHLTSATTGRPLAFLDTREDWHGFYHSYARSLYAYGVRKTDMVMAAFSYGPWIGYWSGFYAAQDLGCLVFPVGGLSTDQRMDALLNYPITVLGCTPSYALFLAEHAAKKGIDLAKDTKIRITWHTGEPGASIPATKARIERAFGARAYDLPGLTEIAAWGFECDARAGLTHVHEDYCYPEVLDPQDRPVGPGGRGELVFTSLYRKAMPLIRYRTRDIVQVADRRCPCGRTLIAFEGGVLARLDDMKKVRGIIVYPRRIEELVRPHTAVDEFQIVFRRQAGLDEIVVRIDPSPSLSLAERTGLRARLEESLHTGLGLRATVEITEPGALPRWDHKAKRVRDERTEVPF; from the coding sequence ATGGCCTCCCGCTACCTCGAGCCCGAGATCGAGCGGCGTTCGCGCGCCATGATGACCCGCTGGCAGTCGCAGCGCCTGCGCGAGCAGGTGCGGCACGCGGCGGCGCACAGCCCCTTCTACCGGCGCAAGCTCAAGGCCGCGGGCGTGAAGCCTGCGCTCATCCGGACGATCGCTGATCTGGAGCGCCTGCCCTTCACCACCAAGGACGAGCTGAAGGAGAACCAGGCGGCCAAGCCGCCCTGGGGCGACGTGCTCGCCGTCCCGCTCGCCGAGGTCCTCCGGGTGCATCTGACCTCGGCCACGACGGGGCGCCCCCTCGCGTTCCTCGACACGCGGGAGGACTGGCACGGGTTCTATCACTCCTACGCGCGCTCGCTCTACGCATACGGCGTGCGGAAGACCGACATGGTGATGGCCGCCTTCTCCTACGGGCCGTGGATCGGGTACTGGAGCGGCTTCTACGCGGCGCAGGACCTGGGCTGCCTCGTGTTCCCCGTCGGCGGCCTCTCGACCGACCAGCGCATGGACGCGCTCCTCAACTATCCGATCACAGTGCTCGGCTGCACGCCCTCCTACGCCCTGTTCCTCGCCGAGCACGCGGCGAAGAAGGGCATCGACCTCGCCAAGGACACCAAGATCCGGATCACGTGGCATACGGGCGAGCCCGGCGCCTCCATTCCCGCAACCAAGGCCCGAATCGAACGGGCCTTCGGCGCCCGGGCCTACGACCTGCCCGGGCTCACCGAGATCGCCGCGTGGGGCTTCGAGTGCGACGCGCGCGCGGGGCTGACGCACGTCCACGAGGATTACTGCTATCCCGAGGTGCTCGACCCGCAGGACCGGCCCGTGGGACCCGGCGGGCGCGGCGAGCTGGTCTTTACGAGCCTCTACCGCAAAGCCATGCCTCTCATCCGCTACCGCACGCGCGACATTGTGCAGGTCGCGGACCGCCGGTGTCCCTGCGGGAGGACGCTGATTGCCTTCGAAGGTGGGGTGCTCGCCCGGCTCGACGACATGAAGAAGGTTCGCGGGATCATCGTTTACCCGCGGCGGATCGAGGAGCTCGTGCGGCCTCACACGGCGGTCGACGAGTTCCAGATCGTGTTCCGGCGCCAGGCAGGGCTCGACGAGATCGTCGTTCGCATCGACCCTTCGCCGTCGTTGTCGCTCGCTGAGCGTACCGGGTTGAGGGCGCGGCTCGAGGAGAGCCTGCACACGGGGTTGGGGCTGCGGGCCACCGTGGAGATCACCGAGCCCGGGGCGCTCCCGCGCTGGGATCACAAGGCCAAGCGCGTGAGGGACGAGCGCACCGAAGTGCCTTTCTAA
- a CDS encoding branched-chain amino acid ABC transporter permease, with amino-acid sequence MEYLSGVLLPQLLHGVVFGAALGLLALGLTVIFGLLGVMNFAHGELYMFGAYAGIVVIALTGSFWVALVAAPLLVAAVGALTEVATLRPLYRREPLHGLIMTFGLALIFREGARQLFGGNMRRILPPIEGSIPLLGMTYPKYRLFLLAISSILLLAIWLFFTRTRAGIVVRAAVQDAEMLDGLGVNVPRVFTLTFAGSAALAATAGLLLAPVFTVYPQMGVEMILLAFIVVILGGMGSLGGSVVAAFVIGIAQSLLTLWMNPQRVAIAIFGIMIVVLVVRPRGFFGREGVLE; translated from the coding sequence TTGGAGTATCTCAGCGGGGTCCTGCTGCCGCAGCTCCTGCACGGCGTGGTCTTCGGCGCCGCGCTGGGGCTGCTGGCGCTGGGCCTGACGGTGATCTTCGGGCTCCTCGGCGTGATGAACTTCGCACACGGGGAGCTCTACATGTTCGGCGCCTACGCCGGGATCGTCGTGATCGCGCTGACCGGCTCGTTCTGGGTCGCCCTCGTTGCGGCGCCGCTCCTCGTCGCGGCCGTCGGCGCCCTCACCGAGGTCGCCACGCTCCGCCCACTGTACCGGCGCGAGCCGCTCCACGGGCTGATCATGACCTTCGGCCTGGCGTTGATCTTCCGCGAGGGCGCGCGCCAGCTCTTCGGCGGCAACATGCGCCGGATCCTGCCGCCCATCGAGGGCTCGATCCCGCTCCTCGGCATGACCTATCCGAAGTACCGGCTCTTCCTGCTCGCCATCTCGTCGATCCTTCTGCTGGCCATCTGGCTCTTCTTCACCCGGACCCGCGCCGGCATCGTCGTCCGCGCCGCCGTCCAGGATGCCGAGATGCTCGACGGCCTCGGCGTCAACGTGCCGCGCGTCTTCACGCTGACCTTCGCCGGCTCGGCGGCCCTCGCCGCCACGGCAGGCCTGTTGCTGGCGCCGGTGTTCACCGTGTATCCCCAGATGGGCGTCGAAATGATCCTGCTCGCCTTCATTGTCGTGATCCTGGGGGGGATGGGCTCGCTGGGCGGCTCGGTCGTCGCCGCGTTCGTGATCGGCATCGCCCAGAGCCTACTGACGCTCTGGATGAACCCGCAGCGCGTGGCCATCGCCATCTTCGGGATCATGATCGTGGTCCTGGTCGTCCGGCCGCGCGGCTTCTTCGGCCGCGAAGGTGTCCTTGAGTAA
- a CDS encoding ABC transporter ATP-binding protein, whose translation MTGQTMLEVQDVSKNFGALAALAGVSLAVREGEVFSVIGPNGAGKSTLFNVISGLHVPSAGRIILRGEEVTGLGPEVINRRGLAKTFQITNIFPGISVYDNVRVAAQSRASVSGRLPSLWRRPDVEGPVMELLGAFGLTARRDDLALSLSHGEQRYLEICLALATDPALLLLDEPTAGMTPGETKDATALIRRIAQSRSLTVLLIEHDMSVVMGISDRIAVLHFGEKIAEGPPEAIRSDPRVLEAYLGGAED comes from the coding sequence GTGACCGGCCAGACGATGCTCGAGGTCCAGGATGTGTCGAAGAACTTCGGCGCGCTCGCCGCCCTGGCCGGCGTCAGCCTCGCGGTGAGGGAGGGCGAGGTGTTCTCCGTCATCGGGCCCAACGGGGCGGGGAAGTCGACACTCTTCAACGTGATCAGCGGCCTGCACGTGCCGAGCGCCGGCCGCATCATCCTGAGGGGCGAGGAGGTCACGGGGCTCGGGCCGGAGGTCATCAACCGGCGGGGCCTCGCGAAGACGTTCCAGATCACGAACATCTTCCCCGGGATCTCCGTATACGACAACGTGCGCGTGGCCGCTCAGTCGCGGGCGTCCGTCTCGGGCCGCCTGCCGTCCCTCTGGCGGCGGCCGGATGTCGAGGGGCCCGTCATGGAGCTCCTGGGCGCGTTCGGCCTCACCGCCCGGCGCGACGATCTCGCGCTGAGCCTCTCCCACGGCGAGCAGCGTTACCTCGAGATCTGCCTCGCGCTCGCGACCGATCCCGCGCTCCTGCTCCTCGACGAGCCGACCGCGGGGATGACGCCGGGGGAAACGAAGGACGCGACCGCGCTGATCCGGCGGATCGCGCAGAGCCGCAGCCTCACCGTCCTGCTCATCGAGCACGACATGAGCGTCGTGATGGGGATCTCCGACCGGATCGCCGTGCTCCACTTCGGGGAGAAGATCGCCGAGGGGCCTCCGGAGGCCATCCGCAGCGACCCGCGCGTGCTCGAGGCGTACCTGGGCGGCGCCGAGGATTGA